A stretch of the Arachis stenosperma cultivar V10309 chromosome 6, arast.V10309.gnm1.PFL2, whole genome shotgun sequence genome encodes the following:
- the LOC130934857 gene encoding uncharacterized protein LOC130934857: MDLKSGLRELKSDGNAMRMARSLVSNSCKHCEVYVVDRARESNRIEITSTDADYVPEEGEDSADDDGLLEVEVDAESEPSTEEEVFDDSADDGDHDDQFGFEVEDNDPPSNAFGGFTGPLNDERTAAAGIAEGDEGLREGDEQVGGLSDGYETDDIDSYEGDSNDMIKKRRFLKYNKAEMNREYEFQVGLEFKSLSQFKEAVKEHALLNGRDIRFRKNDKVRCRVVCKGRKGKCKWVCFASKVGGSDCFRIKTLNGKHTCGRNYSGRLASSSWISKKIANNISRGEEMKLATVIQTIQDKYMANIGVGKAYWARRKAREEVHGRAIQRYAKLRDYCAEILRANPGSSLTILVDRPSLTHQPRFMRMYMCLDAVKKGFLAGCRPIIGVDGCHLKGDHGQQLLVAVGRDLNDNYFPIAVAAIEAETMDSWGWFLEMLLNDIGESRKWVFMSDQHNIKPSI; this comes from the coding sequence ATGGATTTGAAGTCAGGTCTTAGAGAGTTGAAGTCCGATGGGAATGCGATGAGAATGGCTAGGTCACTGGTGTCAAATTCTTGCAAACATTGCGAGGTATATGTTGTCGATAGAGCCAGAGAAAGTAATAGGATTGAGATCACTTCAACTGATGCTGATTATGTGCCAGAGGAAGGTGAGGACAGTGCTGATGATGATGGGTTGCTAGAGGTTGAAGTGGATGCTGAGTCAGAGCCTTCTACTGAAGAAGAGGTATTTGATGATAGTGCTGATGATGGTGACCATGATGATCAGTTTGGGTTTGAGGTGGAGGATAATGATCCACCATCAAATGCATTTGGGGGATTTACTGGCCCACTAAATGATGAGAGAACTGCAGCAGCTGGAATAGCTGAAGGTGATGAAGGTTTAAGGGAGGGTGATGAGCAAGTTGGGGGCTTATCTGATGGATATGAGACTGATGACATAGATAGTTATGAGGGAGACTCTAATGATATGATAAAAAAGAGGAGGTTCCTTAAGTACAATAAGGCAGAGATGAACAGAGAGTATGAATTTCAGGTGGGGCTGGAATTTAAATCACTTAGTCAATTCAAAGAGGCTGTTAAGGAGCATGCCTTATTGAATGGTAGGGACATTAGGTTTCGAAAAAATGATAAGGTGAGGTGTAGAGTTGTTTgcaaaggaagaaaaggaaagtgcAAGTGGGTTTGTTTTGCGAGTAAGGTGGGGGGTTCTGACTGTTTCCGGATCAAGACGTTGAATGGAAAGCATACATGTGGAAGGAACTATAGCGGAAGACTTGCATCAAGTAGTTGGATATCAAAGAAGATTGCCAACAACATCAGTAGAGgggaagagatgaagcttgCGACAGTTATTCAGACTATACAAGACAAATACATGGCCAATATCGGTGTTGGTAAGGCTTACTGGGCAAGGAGGAAGGCAAGAGAAGAGGTACATGGGCGGGCAATCCAACGGTATGCTAAACTAAGGGATTACTGTGCAGAGATACTTAGGGCAAATCCAGGATCTAGTCTGACCATATTGGTTGATAGGCCTTCTCTTACGCACCAGCCCCGATTTATGAGAATGTACATGTGCCTTGATGCAGTCAAGAAAGGCTTCTTGGCGGGGTGTAGACCTATTATTGGCGTGGATGGATGTCACTTGAAGGGCGACCATGGACAGCAGCTGCTAGTTGCTGTTGGCAGAGATCTAAATGACAATTACTTTCCCATTGCCGTAGCTGCAATAGAGGCAGAGACTATGGACAGTTGGGGGTGGTTCTTGGAGATGCTGTTAAATGACATTGGAGAATCAAGAAAATGGGTTTTTATGAGTGACCAACATAATATCAAGCCCAGCATATAA
- the LOC130932748 gene encoding histidine kinase 5-like, producing the protein MGCEMELESECIEDMEVEVLPSMWPEDIGTDAGKQFNIEKPGRDQDMLEDVTIMEEPTIADFQRLMELTNYTDRGSSQLAYLMKHWEYKQANAVRLLREELDNLSRQRQEVEQRRLEILQENRFEEDYGDDKRPVSILDEVYYTWQDLPSRKSDVVVQNKRIEIDAEYDTVVYWKQRALQLEKQLEASMQREQTLMDKLQESIKTIERQSSPVEELSQILKRADNFLHFILQNAPVVIGHQDKELRYRFIYNHYPRLQEEDIIGKTDVEIFTGSGVKESQDFKREVMEKGLPAKKEITFETDLFGSKTFLIYVEPVFSKAGETIGINYMGMEITDQVRKRERMAKLREEIAVQKAKETELNKTIHITEETMRAKQMLATMSHEIRSPLSGVVSMAEILSTTKLDREQRQLLDVMISSGDLVLQLINDILDLSKVESGAMKLEATKFRPREVVKHVLQTAAASLQKMLTLEGNVADDIPIEVIGDVLRIRQILTNLVSNAVKFTHEGKVGINLYVVTEPPFAKTEECNQKMNSEQSTTCSNGVKDHRYPSTLAKSGSDQNHHGSDHAFNNEFRSSVKSDYSMNGGDTEEENHSTETTVWIRCDVYDTGIGIPEKAIPTLFKRYMQVSADHARKYGGTGLGLAICKQLVELMGGRLTVSSKEHVGSTFTFILPYKVSIASDENSDDTDELSDVDNNDAVSDDLTEGFFQFQPRTLGSLFSSNGSTRRTSHKFNGFPPNPFSLPSPNAIASKAITNSVEDSSSVVVDASDLTESTSSSTTEEKDHREHSAKSRHEPSSHSNGCDDSSKQMNESRKSSCEGLMKKEDANSQCVTSSSASPTEETKDCSKLKPKILLVEDNKINVMVTQSMMKRLGYSMDVVNNGVEAVRAVQRHTYDIILMDVFMPVMNGLQTTKLIRSYEETGNWDAAKNSGIEQIQQISDYECCVPPRKRIHIIAMTANTVTESAEECYANGMDSFVSKPVTFQKLKECLEQYLR; encoded by the exons ATGGGTTGTGAGATGGAATTGGAGAGTGAATGTATTGAGGACATGGAAGTTGAAGTCCTGCCTTCAATGTGGCCGGAAGATATCGGAACAGACGCAGGAAAGCAGTTCAATATAGAGAAGCCTGGCAGAGATCAAGACATGTTGGAAGATGTTACAATCATGGAGGAACCAACCATAGCTGATTTCCAGCGATTAATGGAGCTAACTAACTATACAGATAGAGGTTCTTCACAATTAGCCTACTTAATGAAACATTGGGAGTATAAGCAGGCCAACGCCGTTCGCCTTCTTAGAGAAGAACTCGACAACTTGAGCAGGCAAAGGCAGGAAGTTGAGCAAAGGAGGCTGGAGATATTGCAAGAGAATCGGTTTGAGGAAGACTATGGAGATGATAAGAGGCCAGTTTCTATATTGGATGAAGTTTATTACACTTGGCAGGATCTGCCAAGCCGGAAAAGTGATGTTGTTGTGCAGAACAAGAGGATTGAGATTGATGCAGAGTATGATACTGTTGTATACTGGAAGCAGCGCGCGCTGCAGCTGGAAAAACAGTTGGAGGCGAGTATGCAGCGCGAGCAGACGCTTATGGATAAGTTGCAAGAAAGCATTAAGACTATTGAGAGGCAGTCCTCGCCGGTTGAAGAGTTGTCGCAGATTCTGAAGAGAGCTgataatttcttgcattttataCTTCAAAATGCACCTGTTGTCATTGGTCACCAG GACAAAGAGTTGCGCTATCGCTTTATCTATAATCACTATCCAAGATTGCAAGAGGAG GACATCATAGGAAAAACAGATGTCGAAATTTTCACAGGTTCCGGTGTGAAAGAATCTCAAGATTTTAAAAGGGAAGTTATGGAGAAAGGATTACCTGCAAAAAAGGAAATCACATTCGAGACAGATCTATTCGGGTCAAAAACATTCTTGATATATGTAGAACCTGTGTTTAGCAAGGCAGGTGAAACAATAGGAATAAATTACATGGGAATGGAAATAACAGATCAG GtgagaaaaagagaaaggatGGCGAAGCTTCGTGAAGAGATTGCGGTTCAGAAAGCAAAGGAGACTGAACTGAATAAAACCATTCATATTACAG AGGAGACTATGAGAGCAAAACAAATGCTAGCAACAATGTCTCATGAGATAAGATCACCGTTGTCCGGAGTTGTGAGCATGGCTGAGATTCTTTCTACGACAAAACTTGATCGCGAGCAGAGACAACTCTTGGATGTCATGATATCTTCAGGAGATTTGGTTCTTCAACTCATAAATGACATTCTTGATCTTTCCAAGGTTGAGTCAG GAGCTATGAAATTGGAAGCCACGAAATTCCGGCCAAGAGAGGTAGTAAAGCATGTACTTCAAACAGCAGCAGCATCATTGCAGAAAATGCTAACCTTAGAAGGGAATGTGGCAGATGACATACCTATTGAG GTCATTGGAGATGTGTTAAGAATTCGTCAGATTCTCACAAATTTAGTCAG CAATGCTGTGAAGTTTACACATGAAGGCAAAGTTGGAATAAACCTTTATGTTGTGACAGAGCCACCATTTGCGAAAACAGAAGAATGCAATCAAAAGATGAACTCAGAACAATCAACAACTTGTTCAAATGGAGTGAAGGATCATAGATATCCATCAACACTAGCTAAGAGTGGCAGTGATCAAAATCATCATGGCAGTGATCACGCGTTTAACAACGAATTTCGATCTTCAGTTAAGAGTGATTACTCAATGAATGGTGGTGACACTGAGGAGGAAAATCACTCAACTGAAACAACAGTGTGGATTCGTTGCGATGTGTATGACACAGGAATTGGAATACCAG AAAAGGCCATACCTACTTTATTCAAAAGATACATGCAAGTGAGTGCAGATCACGCTCGAAAGTATGGAGGCACAGGACTCGGATTAGCAATCTGCAAACAACTG GTTGAGTTAATGGGAGGTCGTCTAACAGTATCAAGCAAAGAACACGTTGGATCTACCTTCACATTCATACTTCCGTACAAAGTTTCAATAGCTTCTGATGAAAACTCCGACGACACCGACGAACTCTCCGATGTGGACAACAATGACGCCGTTTCCGACGATTTAACGGAAGGCTTCTTCCAATTCCAACCCCGCACTTTAGGATCTCTCTTCTCTTCCAATGGATCCACAAGACGAACCTCGCACAAGTTCAACGGATTTCCGCCCAATCCTTTCTCATTGCCATCTCCAAACGCCATCGCTTCCAAAGCGATAACGAATTCCGTTGAAGATTCATCTTCCGTTGTTGTTGATGCTTCGGATCTGACAGAATCAACGAGTTCATCGACGACCGAAGAAAAAGATCACCGTGAACATTCAGCCAAATCGCGGCACGAGCCTTCGTCACATAGTAACGGTTGTGATGATTCTTCGAAACAAATGAATGAATCAAGAAAGTCATCGTGTGAGGGTTTGATGAAGAAGGAAGATGCGAATTCGCAATGTGTTACTAGCAGCAGTGCATCGCCGACGGAAGAGACTAAAGATTGTTCTAAATTGAAGCCTAAGATTCTTCTTGTTGAAGATAACAAGATCAATGTGATGGTGACACAGTCAATGATGAAGAGGTTAGGGTATAGCATGGATGTTGTTAACAATGGAGTGGAAGCCGTTCGTGCCGTTCAGCGTCACACTTATGACATCATTCTCATG GACGTTTTCATGCCAGTTATGAACGGTCTTCAGACGACGAAACTGATTCGATCTTATGAGGAAACTGGAAACTGGGATGCTGCAAAAAATTCTGGAATTGAACAAATACAACAAATTTCAGATTATGAATGTTGTGTACCACCTAGAAAGCGGATCCACATTATTGCG ATGACAGCAAACACAGTAACAGAGAGTGCAGAGGAATGTTATGCAAATGGTATGGACTCATTTGTGTCAAAACCTGTGACCTTCCAAAAATTGAAAGAATGTCTTGAACAGTACCTAAGGTGA
- the LOC130932464 gene encoding pre-mRNA-splicing factor cwf26-like has translation MRFKMMDPSISGYGAEPIYRDKVKGVRISKEEYLKSKQKVEEKPKEKEIEWGKGLAPKKKAEARMKELETEKDKPFARNRDDPELDNMLKDRLRWGDPMAHLVKKKYPEPVLPDLGEGEKMKESGFVVPQDISDHSWLKRGLDAAPNRYGIRPGRHWDGVDRSNGFEKEMFKRTNERQVRDREAYLWSISDM, from the coding sequence ATGAGATTTAAAATGATGGATCCTTCAATCAGTGGGTATGGTGCTGAACCAATATATCGTGATAAAGTAAAAGGAGTACGCATTTCCAAGGAAGAATACTTGAAGTCAAAACAGAAAGTAGAAGAAAAGCCAAAGGAGAAGGAAATAGAATGGGGCAAGGGCTTGGCTCCGAAGAAGAAAGCTGAGGCTAGGATGAAGGAACTAGAAACCGAGAAGGACAAGCCTTTTGCACGCAACAGGGACGATCCAGAACTTGACAACATGCTCAAGGATAGATTAAGATGGGGTGATCCTATGGCACATTTGGTAAAGAAAAAATATCCAGAGCCTGTTCTTCCAGATTTGGGAGAAGGTGAGAAGATGAAAGAATCAGGTTTTGTTGTTCCGCAAGATATTTCAGATCACAGCTGGTTGAAAAGAGGTTTAGATGCTGCACCAAATCGCTATGGGATAAGGCCGGGACGACATTGGGATGGAGTTGATCGTAGTAATGGTTTTGAGAAGGAAATGTTCAAGAGAACAAATGAGAGGCAAGTTCGGGATAGAGAAGCTTATCTTTGGTCTATCTCTGATATGTGA